A window of the Cucurbita pepo subsp. pepo cultivar mu-cu-16 chromosome LG01, ASM280686v2, whole genome shotgun sequence genome harbors these coding sequences:
- the LOC111801145 gene encoding rRNA-processing protein fcf2-like — protein MSEIKPIIGLSWEPNLPTSSLGIKTKACDNSHSQAENSLVWKINSELVDGLFVPPNNPKKLNNLLRKQVSDTAGRSWFDMAAQTMTPEVEEDLRLLKLRSVIDPKRHYKKGDSKSKTLPKYFQVGTVVESSLDFFSGRLTKKERKATLADELLSDQALTQYRKRKVQEIEEQNRSAGNDKWKIKGRHSRKRSKERRK, from the exons ATGTCAGAAATAAAGCCTATCATTGGCCTCTCTTGGGAGCCAAACCTACCAACCTCCTCATTGGGGATCAAAACTAAGGCTTGTGACAATTCTCACAGTCAAGCAGAAAATAGCCTTGTTTGGAAAATCAACTCAGAGCTTGTAGATGGGCTGTTTGTTCCACCAAACAACccaaaaaagttgaataattTACTGAGAAAGCAAGTCAGTGACACGGCTGGGAGGAGCTG GTTTGACATGGCAGCACAAACCATGACCCCTGAAGTGGAAGAAGACTTGCGCTTGTTGAAG CTGAGGAGTGTCATTGATCCAAAGAGACACTACAAGAAGGGTGACTCAAAATCAAAAACACTTCCCAAATATTTCCAG GTGGGAACTGTGGTTgagtcctctttggacttcttTTCGGGTAGATTAACaaagaaggaaaggaaagcAACGCTTGCAGACGAATTGCTATCTGACCAGGCCCTTACTCAGTACAG GAAACGCAAAGTACAAGAAATCGAAGAGCAGAATCGATCTGCTGGCAACGATAAGTGGAAAATAAAGGGACGACATTCACGAAAACGGTCTAAGGAAAGGAGGAAGTAG
- the LOC111809879 gene encoding protein LAZY 1-like codes for MKLLGWMHRKLRQNGGEPFKDYAIGQQSVDDQQYISKSSIKPFKQAQREQQLRKSFAGLESEVGDEDYEDESSHQLSEIFHGFLAIGTLGCDQVINDPMTPKFSISVENITEKETEVTENELKLINDELEKVLGAETKDEGYNDSSGRNSHVSMGRSSHGSTITLSGKPMDGLESNMSGSIICPLQGYLFGSAIELSETTAVAKKENRTSLGELFQRSKIAEENAGPKFDKEDKRAEEDIDKSAMHLMKKKLKKRMLSASSRSSAAAVEGLNDSASAETKLHKIFHMFHRKVHPESSAIIQKSDKHQKVQKKKKAIHNHDGCCNNGEQTSDEDIMIYPQRTLSKPSFRCIKNQFPPHYGLNSSDPNDNKERWINSDEDYLVLEL; via the exons ATGAAG TTACTTGGTTGGATGCACCGTAAACTTCGGCAGAATGGTGGTGAACCGTTCAAAGATTATGCCATTG GCCAACAATCGGTTGATGATCAGCAATACATCTCAAAGTCAAGCATTAAACCTTTCAAGCAAGCCCAGCGAGAACAGCAGCTTCGAAAATCTTTCGCTGGTCTGGAATCTGAAGTAGGAGATGAAGACTACGAAGATGAATCATCTCATCAATTGTCTGAGATCTTCCACGGGTTTCTTGCAATTGGAACTCTAGGATGTGATCAAGTCATCAATGACCCAATGACACCAAAGTTTTCAATTTCCGTTGAGAATATAACGGAAAAAGAAACTGAAGTGACTGAAAATGAACTAAAGCTTATCAATGATGAGTTGGAAAAGGTTCTAGGAGCTGAAACTAAGGATGAGGGATACAATGATTCCTCTGGGAGAAACAGTCACGTGAGCATGGGAAGGAGCAGCCATGGTAGCACAATTACCCTAAGTGGCAAGCCAATGGATGGCCTGGAAAGCAATATGAGTGGAAGCATCATCTGCCCACTTCAAGGATATCTTTTTGGGTCAGCAATTGAATTGTCAGAGACTACAGCAGTTgctaaaaaggaaaacaggACCTCCCTTGGCGAGCTGTTTCAGAGAAGCAAAATAGCAGAGGAGAATGCAGGTCCAAAATTTGACAAGGAAGACAAGAGAGCTGAAGAGGATATTGATAAATCTGCCATGCATcttatgaaaaagaaactgaAGAAACGAATGCTGTCTGCTTCTTCCCGGAGCTCTGCAGCAGCTGTTGAAGGACTCAATGATTCTGCTTCAGCAGAAACAAAACTGCATAAG ATCTTTCACATGTTCCATAGAAAAGTTCACCCTGAAAGCTCAGCAATCATACAGAAGTCTGATAAACACCAAAAGgttcagaaaaagaagaaagcaatcCATAACCATGATGGTTGCTGCAACAATGGAGAGCAGACATCTGATGAGGATATCATGATATATCCTCAGAGAACACTGTCGAAACCAAGCTTTCGATGCATCAAGAATCAATTTCCACCACATTATGGACTAAACAGTTCTGATCCAAATGACAACAAGGAACGCTGGATTAATTCAGATGAAGACT ATCTAGTGCTGGAGCTTTGA
- the LOC111779614 gene encoding proton pump-interactor BIP131-like yields the protein MGEGDCNFGENKVVEEGPEVAGDEAVVDEHQMFDEMPGGVRQFYFAKVLALENSNIDAMIKAEETITKMNQDQILVAQKIRDRQMDRARVITKLENQRYYENWDEYNLEYYRHRMNVLHLSLHKLTSANKACKGKPNNSCLSGGKVDKQKLSFLMRHGCKNMADERKLLAEVNTRQEMDGDLIADEVDSSIMPLLSGLRRAQIDVQIARALERKEAIGDAPVKGEMWTSSHLKKAIQEELQEIYDCSDECRKRQARVRSKIKKTKKEVEKVEKDIRCLQKHLIYTNRRKEEAYDTILKLKKQYGEENASHYQYRSLMKKVEELAKMKDIAALEELCQGQVEKFMQMWNNWPEFRKDYKRRVVPSLCNRELCMDGRMIGNQKLELVEDSRKLVIPESLSKTRLKWVMKDAEDPFELLSS from the exons ATGGGAGAAGGAGATTGCAACTTTGGAGAGAACAAGGTGGTAGAGGAAGGACCAGAAGTTGCTGGTGATGAGGCGGTAGTTGATGAACACCaaatgtttgatgaaatgcctGGTGGAGTTCGACAATTTTATTTTGCCAAAGTTTTGGCacttgaaaattcaaacatagATGCCATGATCAAGGCTGAAGAGACGATTACAAAGATGAATCAAGACCAAATTCTTGTCGCCCAGAAGATAAGGGACAGACAG aTGGACCGTGCTCGGGTGATCACCAAGTTGGAGAACCAACGATACTATGAAAATTGGGATGAATACAACCTAGAATACTACAGACACAGAATGAATGTCCTCCATCTATCATTACACAAACTGACTTCTGCAAACAAAGCATGTAAAGGGAAACCAAATAACTCGTGCTTGTCAGGAGGGAAAGTTGATAAGCAA AAATTATCTTTCTTGATGCGTCATGGGTGTAAAAATATGGCTGATGAGAGAAAGCTACTAGCGGAGGTTAATACAAGACAAGAGATGGATGGTGACTTGATAGCAGACGAAGTCGATTCTTCT ATTATGCCGTTGTTGAGCGGTCTGCGGCGTGCGCAAATTGATGTTCAAATTGCTCGTGCGCTTGAGAGGAAGGAAGCTATTGGTGATGCTCCGGTGAAGGGAGAGATGTGGACCTCATCGCATTTGAAAAAGGCCATTCAAGAAGAA TTGCAGGAAATCTACGACTGTTCAGATGAATGTAGGAAAAGACAGGCAAGAGTAAGGTCCAAAATtaagaagacaaagaaagaagtaGAGAAGGTAGAAAAGGATATAAGGTGTCTACAGAAACACTTGATATATACCAACCGCAGAAAGGAGGAGGCATATGACACTATTcttaaattgaagaaacaatATGGAGAAGAG AATGCCTCCCACTACCAATATCGATCCCTCATGAAGAAGGTTGAAGAACTTGCTAAAATGAAAGACATTGCAGCACTTGAAGAACTATGTCAAGGACAG GTTGAAAAGTTTATGCAGATGTGGAATAATTGGCCGGAGTTCAGAAAGGATTACAAAAGGAGAGTCGTGCCGTCCCTATGTAATCGAGAGCTTTGCATGGATGGGAGGATGATTGGCAACCAGAAATTAGAATTGGTTGAGGATAGTCGTAAACTTGTTATTCCGGAATCGCTTTCTAAAACTAGATTGAAATGGGTGATGAAAGATGCTGAAGATCCTTTTGAACTTCTTTCCTCTTAA
- the LOC111779624 gene encoding uncharacterized protein LOC111779624 isoform X1 — protein MDGGQIDDREKDGSEAACDGVVVPQVVDEIPVRVRKSYFVEVLSVESPNIDAMIKKAEETIERINEDEVLLAQKIRKRVMDSDEVRAKLSAINYYGNYGLTPDWERDRLAVLHLSLDKLSFANNAYKDKSNKSCLSGGEVDKQKLCFLMGHECKNMAHERKLLREMNAIQGKDGGMTVEELQAPIFGFMQQIECLKEQMRNNYWDCEKSRDDVGRDKAILKDIQQHKIGREKGIGDGVVNGKLWKSLGSQESIRVELQALSKDWDEVAENQIKVNAKMKKLRKKVEKVEKDISCLQKRLKDGDRKKDAAHNTILKLKKQQEELSGTSKSNLQVI, from the exons ATGGACGGCGGACAAATCGATGATAGAGAGAAGGATGGATCGGAAGCTGCTTGTGATGGGGTGGTAGTACCCCAAGTGGTCGATGAAATACCTGTTCGAGTTCGAAAATCTTACTTTGTCGAAGTCTTGTCAGTTGAGAGCCCGAATATAGATGCCATGATCAAGAAGGCTGAAGAAACCATTGAAAGGATAAATGAAGATGAAGTTCTGTTAGCCCAGAAGATAAGGAAAAGAGTG ATGGATAGCGATGAGGTGAGGGCGAAATTGAGCGCGATAAATTACTATGGTAACTATGGACTCACTCCAGATTGGGAAAGAGACAGATTGGCTGTGCTGCATCTATCACTAGACAAACTGAGTTTTGCAAACAATGCATATAAGGATAAATCGAATAAGTCGTGCTTGTCGGGAGGGGAAGTCGATAAGCAA AAACTGTGTTTCTTGATGGGACATGAGTGTAAAAACATGGCCCATGAGAGGAAGCTATTAAGGGAGATGAATGCAATACAAGGGAAGGATGGTGGGATGACAGTGGAAGAACTCCAGGCTCCT atttttgggtTTATGCAACAGATTGAATGCCTAAAAGAGCAAATGCGCAACAACTATTGGGATTGTGAGAAATCCAGAGACGATGTTGGTCGTGATAAAGCCATTCTGAAAGACATACAACAACATAAGATTGGCAGGGAGAAAGGTATTGGCGATGGTGTTGTGAACGGAAAATTGTGGAAGTCCTTGGGTTCACAAGAATCCATTCGAGTGGAA TTGCAGGCTCTGAGCAAGGATTGGGATGAGGTAGCGGAAAATCAGATAAAAGTAAATGCCAAAATGAAGAAGCTAAGGAAAAAGGTAGAGAAGGTAGAAAAGGACATAAGTTGTTTACAGAAACGCTTGAAAGATGGCGATCGCAAAAAGGATGCGGCACACAACACCATTCTCAAGCTGAAGAAGCAGCAGGAAGAGCTTAGTGGTACATCAAAATCCAATTTACAGGTAATTTAG
- the LOC111779624 gene encoding uncharacterized protein LOC111779624 isoform X2 encodes MDGGQIDDREKDGSEAACDGVVVPQVVDEIPVRVRKSYFVEVLSVESPNIDAMIKKAEETIERINEDEVLLAQKIRKRVMDSDEVRAKLSAINYYGNYGLTPDWERDRLAVLHLSLDKLSFANNAYKDKSNKSCLSGGEVDKQKLCFLMGHECKNMAHERKLLREMNAIQGKDGGMTVEELQAPIECLKEQMRNNYWDCEKSRDDVGRDKAILKDIQQHKIGREKGIGDGVVNGKLWKSLGSQESIRVELQALSKDWDEVAENQIKVNAKMKKLRKKVEKVEKDISCLQKRLKDGDRKKDAAHNTILKLKKQQEELSGTSKSNLQVI; translated from the exons ATGGACGGCGGACAAATCGATGATAGAGAGAAGGATGGATCGGAAGCTGCTTGTGATGGGGTGGTAGTACCCCAAGTGGTCGATGAAATACCTGTTCGAGTTCGAAAATCTTACTTTGTCGAAGTCTTGTCAGTTGAGAGCCCGAATATAGATGCCATGATCAAGAAGGCTGAAGAAACCATTGAAAGGATAAATGAAGATGAAGTTCTGTTAGCCCAGAAGATAAGGAAAAGAGTG ATGGATAGCGATGAGGTGAGGGCGAAATTGAGCGCGATAAATTACTATGGTAACTATGGACTCACTCCAGATTGGGAAAGAGACAGATTGGCTGTGCTGCATCTATCACTAGACAAACTGAGTTTTGCAAACAATGCATATAAGGATAAATCGAATAAGTCGTGCTTGTCGGGAGGGGAAGTCGATAAGCAA AAACTGTGTTTCTTGATGGGACATGAGTGTAAAAACATGGCCCATGAGAGGAAGCTATTAAGGGAGATGAATGCAATACAAGGGAAGGATGGTGGGATGACAGTGGAAGAACTCCAGGCTCCT ATTGAATGCCTAAAAGAGCAAATGCGCAACAACTATTGGGATTGTGAGAAATCCAGAGACGATGTTGGTCGTGATAAAGCCATTCTGAAAGACATACAACAACATAAGATTGGCAGGGAGAAAGGTATTGGCGATGGTGTTGTGAACGGAAAATTGTGGAAGTCCTTGGGTTCACAAGAATCCATTCGAGTGGAA TTGCAGGCTCTGAGCAAGGATTGGGATGAGGTAGCGGAAAATCAGATAAAAGTAAATGCCAAAATGAAGAAGCTAAGGAAAAAGGTAGAGAAGGTAGAAAAGGACATAAGTTGTTTACAGAAACGCTTGAAAGATGGCGATCGCAAAAAGGATGCGGCACACAACACCATTCTCAAGCTGAAGAAGCAGCAGGAAGAGCTTAGTGGTACATCAAAATCCAATTTACAGGTAATTTAG
- the LOC111779624 gene encoding uncharacterized protein LOC111779624 isoform X3, with protein MDGGQIDDREKDGSEAACDGVVVPQVVDEIPVRVRKSYFVEVLSVESPNIDAMIKKAEETIERINEDEVLLAQKIRKRVMDSDEVRAKLSAINYYGNYGLTPDWERDRLAVLHLSLDKLSFANNAYKDKSNKSCLSGGEVDKQIECLKEQMRNNYWDCEKSRDDVGRDKAILKDIQQHKIGREKGIGDGVVNGKLWKSLGSQESIRVELQALSKDWDEVAENQIKVNAKMKKLRKKVEKVEKDISCLQKRLKDGDRKKDAAHNTILKLKKQQEELSGTSKSNLQVI; from the exons ATGGACGGCGGACAAATCGATGATAGAGAGAAGGATGGATCGGAAGCTGCTTGTGATGGGGTGGTAGTACCCCAAGTGGTCGATGAAATACCTGTTCGAGTTCGAAAATCTTACTTTGTCGAAGTCTTGTCAGTTGAGAGCCCGAATATAGATGCCATGATCAAGAAGGCTGAAGAAACCATTGAAAGGATAAATGAAGATGAAGTTCTGTTAGCCCAGAAGATAAGGAAAAGAGTG ATGGATAGCGATGAGGTGAGGGCGAAATTGAGCGCGATAAATTACTATGGTAACTATGGACTCACTCCAGATTGGGAAAGAGACAGATTGGCTGTGCTGCATCTATCACTAGACAAACTGAGTTTTGCAAACAATGCATATAAGGATAAATCGAATAAGTCGTGCTTGTCGGGAGGGGAAGTCGATAAGCAA ATTGAATGCCTAAAAGAGCAAATGCGCAACAACTATTGGGATTGTGAGAAATCCAGAGACGATGTTGGTCGTGATAAAGCCATTCTGAAAGACATACAACAACATAAGATTGGCAGGGAGAAAGGTATTGGCGATGGTGTTGTGAACGGAAAATTGTGGAAGTCCTTGGGTTCACAAGAATCCATTCGAGTGGAA TTGCAGGCTCTGAGCAAGGATTGGGATGAGGTAGCGGAAAATCAGATAAAAGTAAATGCCAAAATGAAGAAGCTAAGGAAAAAGGTAGAGAAGGTAGAAAAGGACATAAGTTGTTTACAGAAACGCTTGAAAGATGGCGATCGCAAAAAGGATGCGGCACACAACACCATTCTCAAGCTGAAGAAGCAGCAGGAAGAGCTTAGTGGTACATCAAAATCCAATTTACAGGTAATTTAG